From Chitinophagaceae bacterium, the proteins below share one genomic window:
- a CDS encoding carbonic anhydrase (macrophage inducible 5; Mig-5) — MKTHTREFPENSTTSRAYELLKEGNKHFARSLKMNSSPLPLLETVQAERPFAVALSCTDCPHPLEQVFNQEPGAIFNVRIAGNVINEDVLGSIEYACKMAGTGLILVLGHTKCGAVKGACDGVELGNLTPLLKKIRPAVESTKAYGLGDHHYLFAEKVAYLNVINSMEDIMQRSNIIRELCREGKAGIVGGIFNLESGRVHFVREILPTETEDSLPAEMNG, encoded by the coding sequence ATGAAAACACATACCAGGGAATTTCCTGAAAATAGTACAACATCACGGGCATATGAATTGCTCAAAGAAGGAAACAAACATTTTGCAAGAAGCCTGAAGATGAACAGCAGCCCGCTGCCGCTTTTGGAAACCGTTCAGGCCGAACGCCCCTTTGCTGTTGCACTCAGTTGCACAGATTGTCCCCATCCGCTGGAACAGGTATTTAACCAGGAGCCAGGCGCAATATTCAACGTACGCATTGCAGGCAATGTCATCAATGAAGACGTATTGGGCAGCATCGAATATGCCTGTAAAATGGCGGGGACCGGGCTTATTTTGGTGCTGGGCCATACAAAATGCGGCGCCGTAAAAGGAGCCTGTGACGGGGTGGAATTAGGCAACCTTACCCCGCTGCTGAAAAAAATAAGACCAGCCGTTGAATCCACAAAAGCATACGGACTTGGCGATCATCATTACCTTTTTGCCGAAAAGGTGGCATACCTTAATGTGATCAATTCCATGGAAGATATCATGCAGCGGAGCAACATCATCCGTGAACTGTGCCGCGAAGGAAAGGCCGGCATCGTGGGCGGTATCTTCAACCTCGAAAGCGGAAGGGTTCATTTTGTACGGGAGATCTTACCAACGGAAACAGAGGATTCCCTTCCTGCGGAGATGAATGGATAG
- the nhaD gene encoding sodium:proton antiporter NhaD, with the protein MVIAICIIFILGYVAIALEHPIRINKAATALVTAALCWSLYALLSGDSHAAAEHLTGHLGDVSGILFFLMGAMTIVEIIDAHDGFYLITSRIKTTNKRKMVWLLAFITFFLSAVLDNLTTTIVLVSLLRKIIADKEERLMFSGLVVIAANAGGAWSPIGDVTTTMLWIGGQITAGSIIFQTILPSLVSMIIPAALISWRMKGELKRADSVDEHGANFNTNSFQRNLVFVVGVCSLLFVPVFKTITHLPPYMGILFGLGVMWVITELIHSGRDEQEKGLLSVNHALRKIDTPSVLFFLGILLSIGALQATGVLNDLAVAMDERIGNISVITMSIGLLSSIVDNVPLVAAVQGMYSLEQYPTGHFFWEFLAYCSGTGGSVLIIGSAAGVAAMGLEKIEFFWYLKKISWLAIVGYFAGAAVFMLQHFLVG; encoded by the coding sequence ATGGTCATTGCCATCTGCATCATTTTTATTTTGGGCTATGTGGCCATTGCGCTGGAGCACCCCATCCGGATCAACAAAGCTGCCACTGCACTGGTAACGGCAGCACTGTGCTGGTCTTTATATGCGCTGCTTTCAGGCGACAGTCATGCTGCAGCGGAACATCTTACAGGCCACCTGGGTGACGTGTCGGGGATCCTGTTCTTTCTGATGGGCGCCATGACCATCGTGGAGATCATTGATGCACACGATGGGTTTTACCTGATAACAAGCCGCATAAAAACCACCAACAAAAGAAAAATGGTATGGCTGCTTGCCTTTATTACTTTTTTTCTTTCTGCTGTTTTAGACAATCTTACCACCACCATTGTACTGGTCTCGTTGCTGCGGAAGATCATTGCTGATAAGGAAGAAAGGCTGATGTTCTCCGGGCTGGTGGTGATCGCAGCCAACGCAGGAGGCGCCTGGTCACCCATCGGGGATGTAACTACCACCATGTTGTGGATCGGCGGACAAATTACGGCCGGCTCCATCATATTTCAAACCATATTACCAAGCCTGGTAAGTATGATCATCCCTGCAGCATTGATAAGCTGGAGGATGAAAGGCGAACTGAAGCGGGCAGACAGCGTAGATGAACACGGCGCCAATTTCAATACCAATTCCTTTCAACGGAACCTGGTGTTTGTGGTGGGGGTATGCAGCCTGCTGTTTGTGCCGGTCTTTAAAACCATCACGCACCTGCCACCCTACATGGGTATATTATTCGGCCTGGGAGTAATGTGGGTGATCACCGAACTGATCCACAGCGGAAGGGACGAACAGGAAAAAGGGCTGTTGTCTGTTAACCACGCCTTGCGTAAGATCGATACGCCGAGCGTGTTGTTCTTCCTGGGTATATTATTAAGCATCGGCGCCTTGCAGGCAACGGGAGTATTGAATGATCTTGCTGTTGCCATGGACGAAAGGATCGGCAACATATCGGTCATCACGATGTCCATTGGTTTGCTTTCTTCCATTGTAGATAATGTGCCGCTGGTTGCTGCGGTGCAGGGCATGTATTCATTGGAACAGTACCCAACGGGTCATTTTTTCTGGGAGTTCCTGGCGTATTGTTCCGGTACCGGCGGCAGTGTTCTCATTATAGGTTCGGCGGCCGGTGTGGCTGCCATGGGGCTGGAGAAGATCGAATTTTTCTGGTACCTGAAAAAGATAAGCTGGCTGGCCATTGTTGGCTATTTCGCCGGCGCGGCAGTGTTCATGCTGCAGCATTTCCTGGTGGGATAA
- the asnS gene encoding asparagine--tRNA ligase: MFNKRTRIKDLLASDNSNYSAIVMGWVRTFRNNQFIALNDGSTNNNIQVVAELGKFDESILKRITTGACIKATGEVVASLGKGQKVELKAASIEILGDSDAEKFPLQPKKHSLEFLREIAHLRFRTNTFGAVFRVRHSLAFAVHEFFNKKGFVYLHTPIITASDAEGAGEMFRVTTLPMDGSAPKNDDGSLNFKEDFFGRSTNLTVSGQLEGELAAMAFSDIYTFGPTFRAENSNTTRHLAEFWMIEPEMAFHDLEDNANLAEEFIKYIIRYAMDNNKEDLEFLAQRLEEEEKQKPQHERSEMGLMEKLNFVVNNDFERITYTEAIDILKESNHNKKKKFQYLVEGWGIDLQSEHERYLVEKHFKKPVILTNYPAAIKAFYMRQDDGCEPGRQTVAAMDILAPGIGEIVGGSQREERMDKLTRRMEEMHIPAEELWWYLDTRRFGACPHAGFGLGFERLVQFVTGMGNIRDVIPFPRYPKSAEF, translated from the coding sequence ATGTTCAACAAGAGAACCCGGATCAAAGACCTGCTGGCCAGTGATAACAGCAACTACAGCGCCATCGTAATGGGGTGGGTACGTACCTTCCGCAACAACCAGTTCATTGCCCTTAATGACGGCAGTACCAATAACAATATACAGGTGGTTGCCGAACTGGGCAAATTTGACGAAAGCATTTTAAAACGGATCACCACCGGCGCCTGCATAAAGGCAACCGGCGAAGTAGTGGCTTCATTGGGCAAGGGTCAGAAAGTGGAACTGAAAGCCGCCTCTATTGAGATACTGGGCGACAGTGATGCAGAAAAATTCCCGCTGCAGCCAAAGAAACACAGCCTGGAATTTTTACGGGAGATCGCCCACCTGCGTTTCCGCACCAATACCTTCGGCGCTGTTTTCCGGGTAAGGCATTCACTCGCTTTTGCGGTGCACGAGTTTTTTAATAAGAAGGGTTTTGTTTACCTGCATACACCCATCATCACCGCCAGCGATGCAGAAGGCGCTGGTGAAATGTTCCGGGTAACCACATTGCCTATGGACGGCAGCGCTCCGAAAAATGATGACGGTTCCCTGAATTTCAAAGAAGATTTCTTTGGCCGAAGCACCAACCTTACGGTGAGCGGACAACTAGAAGGTGAACTTGCTGCCATGGCTTTCAGTGATATCTATACATTCGGGCCCACGTTCCGTGCAGAGAATTCCAATACCACCCGCCACCTGGCCGAGTTCTGGATGATAGAACCCGAAATGGCTTTCCACGACCTGGAAGACAATGCAAACCTGGCGGAAGAATTCATCAAGTACATCATCAGGTATGCGATGGACAACAACAAAGAAGACCTGGAGTTCCTGGCACAACGGCTGGAAGAAGAAGAAAAACAAAAGCCGCAGCACGAACGGAGTGAAATGGGGCTGATGGAGAAACTGAACTTTGTGGTGAACAATGATTTTGAACGCATCACATACACCGAGGCGATCGATATCTTAAAAGAAAGCAACCACAACAAGAAAAAGAAATTTCAATACCTGGTTGAAGGATGGGGCATTGACCTGCAGAGTGAACACGAACGGTATTTAGTGGAAAAGCATTTTAAGAAACCCGTGATCCTTACCAACTACCCTGCTGCCATCAAGGCATTTTATATGCGGCAGGATGATGGATGCGAGCCCGGAAGACAAACCGTTGCAGCGATGGATATCCTGGCTCCGGGCATTGGAGAAATTGTTGGCGGAAGCCAGCGGGAAGAGCGCATGGATAAACTTACCCGGCGCATGGAAGAGATGCACATCCCTGCCGAAGAGCTGTGGTGGTACCTCGATACAAGGCGTTTTGGCGCCTGTCCGCATGCAGGCTTTGGTTTAGGTTTTGAAAGGCTGGTGCAGTTTGTGACCGGTATGGGAAATATCCGGGATGTGATCCCTTTCCCGAGGTATCCGAAGAGTGCGGAATTCTAA
- the rho gene encoding transcription termination factor Rho, which yields MYDISQLNDLLVPELLDIAEQFDIPNAKKLVKQDLINKILENQSNMSTEKKKDEKPKRKRIIKPTAAESEAEAAYTKHKRPEVEKKPAKKAAAEEEMELMPITDEESTIPPAIAQMLQEEDVQGPEEELDEEEEDPAQPPAKQFSQRRDQQAFNIEFDGVILGEGVLEMMPDGYGFLRSSDYNYLSSPDDIYVSPSQIKLFGIKTGDTVYGSVRPPKEGEKYFALLKVETINGKSPEEVRDRVPFDYLTPLFPFEKLELCTKGDNYSTRIMDLFTPIGKGQRGLIVAQPKTGKTMLLKEVANAIAANHPECYLMVVLVDERPEEVTDMERSVKAEVIASTFDEPAEKHVRVSTMALQKAKRLVECGHDVVILLDSITRLARAHNTVAPSSGKVLSGGVEANAMQKPKQFFGAARKIENGGSLTILATALVDTGSKMDEVIFEEFKGTGNMELQLDRKLSNRRIYPAIDIVASSTRRDDLLLDKDTFQRMWVLRKHIADMNSEEAINLLLKNMKGTKDNAEFLISMNG from the coding sequence ATGTACGATATTTCACAACTGAACGACCTGCTCGTTCCTGAGTTGCTTGACATTGCAGAGCAATTTGATATTCCCAACGCAAAAAAACTTGTAAAACAGGACCTCATCAATAAGATCCTGGAAAACCAATCAAACATGAGCACCGAAAAAAAGAAAGACGAGAAACCCAAACGCAAGCGCATCATTAAACCCACCGCAGCAGAAAGCGAAGCAGAAGCAGCCTACACCAAGCACAAAAGGCCCGAAGTGGAAAAGAAACCCGCTAAAAAAGCAGCTGCCGAAGAAGAAATGGAGTTAATGCCCATCACCGACGAAGAAAGCACCATACCACCGGCCATCGCCCAGATGCTGCAGGAAGAAGATGTGCAGGGCCCGGAAGAAGAACTGGATGAAGAAGAAGAAGATCCTGCCCAGCCACCCGCCAAGCAATTCAGTCAGCGCCGCGACCAGCAGGCATTTAACATTGAATTTGACGGCGTGATACTTGGCGAAGGCGTATTGGAAATGATGCCCGATGGATACGGATTCTTACGAAGCAGTGACTATAATTATTTATCCTCTCCGGACGATATCTATGTTTCTCCCAGCCAGATAAAACTGTTTGGCATTAAAACCGGCGATACGGTTTATGGCAGTGTTCGCCCGCCGAAAGAAGGGGAAAAATATTTTGCCTTACTGAAAGTGGAGACCATCAACGGCAAATCGCCGGAAGAAGTAAGGGACCGGGTTCCGTTTGATTACCTGACGCCTTTATTCCCTTTTGAAAAATTAGAACTGTGTACAAAAGGAGATAATTACAGCACCCGGATCATGGACCTGTTCACGCCGATCGGTAAAGGACAGCGTGGACTGATCGTTGCCCAGCCAAAAACGGGTAAGACGATGTTGCTGAAGGAGGTGGCCAATGCTATTGCTGCCAACCACCCCGAGTGTTACCTGATGGTGGTGCTGGTGGATGAAAGGCCGGAAGAGGTTACCGATATGGAACGCAGCGTGAAGGCAGAAGTGATCGCATCTACGTTTGATGAGCCTGCAGAAAAACACGTACGGGTAAGCACCATGGCCCTGCAAAAGGCAAAACGCCTGGTGGAGTGCGGACACGATGTGGTGATACTGCTTGATTCCATCACCCGTCTGGCGCGGGCGCACAATACCGTAGCGCCGTCGAGCGGCAAGGTATTGAGCGGTGGTGTGGAAGCCAATGCGATGCAGAAGCCAAAACAATTCTTTGGTGCAGCAAGAAAGATAGAGAACGGCGGATCACTGACCATACTGGCAACAGCGCTTGTGGATACCGGAAGTAAGATGGATGAAGTGATCTTTGAAGAATTCAAAGGAACCGGTAATATGGAATTGCAACTGGATCGTAAATTGTCTAACAGAAGGATCTATCCTGCCATCGACATCGTTGCCTCTTCAACAAGGCGTGATGACCTGTTGCTGGATAAAGACACGTTCCAGCGCATGTGGGTGTTGCGCAAGCATATTGCCGACATGAACAGCGAGGAAGCCATTAACCTGTTGCTGAAGAATATGAAAGGAACAAAGGACAATGCGGAGTTTCTTATCAGCATGAACGGGTAA
- the mnmH gene encoding tRNA 2-selenouridine(34) synthase MnmH, with the protein MAIQKLTIEEFLELSRQYPVLDVRSPGEYGHAHIPGAYSLPLFTDEERKVVGTTYKQQSREAAIKVGLDYFGVKMKKMVEDAEEIICSLKFVVEGTQIQEPLTINHKPQTTNTVLIHCWRGGMRSAGVAWLLDLYGFKVYTLAGGYKAYRNWVLAQFEKEYDFHIIGGYTGSGKTEVLNELLKQNKPVIDLEDLANHKGSAFGSIKDKPQPKQEMFENCLAQKLSDTGYRMQDMDDKDPASRILHPASCIYLEDESQRIGNLQIPMPLWYTMRRSPVYFLDIPFEERLDYITGEYGKIEKKRLSEAIVRIQKRLGGLETKNAIRFLEEGNLKDCFRILLSYYDKWYSKGLNNRENLASLLNKIPCKGVDTKTNVQKLLSCKTVSA; encoded by the coding sequence ATGGCCATTCAGAAACTGACCATAGAAGAATTTCTGGAACTATCCAGGCAATACCCCGTGCTGGATGTACGCAGCCCGGGTGAGTACGGTCATGCACATATCCCCGGCGCATACAGCTTACCCTTATTTACTGATGAAGAACGAAAAGTAGTTGGCACCACCTACAAACAGCAAAGCCGGGAAGCAGCGATAAAGGTTGGATTGGATTATTTTGGCGTGAAGATGAAGAAGATGGTGGAAGATGCGGAGGAAATAATTTGTAGTTTGAAGTTTGTGGTTGAGGGTACACAGATACAAGAGCCATTAACTATAAACCACAAACCACAAACCACAAACACGGTACTCATCCACTGCTGGCGTGGCGGCATGCGCAGTGCGGGCGTTGCCTGGCTGCTCGACCTCTATGGCTTTAAAGTGTATACACTGGCGGGCGGATACAAAGCATACCGCAATTGGGTGCTGGCCCAGTTCGAAAAAGAATATGATTTTCACATCATCGGGGGTTATACCGGCAGCGGAAAGACCGAAGTATTGAATGAACTGCTGAAGCAAAATAAACCCGTCATTGACCTCGAAGACCTGGCAAATCATAAGGGTTCGGCATTTGGATCGATAAAAGACAAGCCCCAGCCAAAGCAGGAGATGTTTGAGAACTGCCTGGCACAAAAGCTGAGTGATACAGGATACAGGATGCAGGATATGGATGATAAAGATCCCGCATCCCGGATCCTTCATCCTGCATCCTGTATCTACCTCGAAGACGAAAGCCAGCGGATCGGCAACCTGCAGATACCGATGCCGCTCTGGTACACGATGCGGAGGTCCCCCGTCTACTTCCTGGATATTCCCTTTGAGGAACGGCTTGACTACATCACCGGCGAATACGGTAAAATTGAAAAAAAAAGGCTGAGCGAAGCCATAGTACGGATACAAAAACGGCTGGGCGGACTGGAGACAAAAAATGCCATCCGCTTCCTGGAAGAAGGCAACCTGAAGGACTGTTTCCGCATTTTGCTCAGTTATTACGATAAATGGTACAGTAAAGGGTTAAATAACAGGGAAAATCTTGCCTCCCTGTTAAATAAAATACCCTGTAAGGGCGTTGATACAAAAACCAATGTCCAAAAACTTTTGTCATGCAAAACCGTAAGCGCCTGA